In Holophagales bacterium, one DNA window encodes the following:
- a CDS encoding PAS domain S-box protein, which yields MLEAALDGMVALLGADRASILLFGEDDRVHFVAWRGLSDGYRTAVDGHSPWQRGDHDAQPITVDDVATSDLGPELRATILGEGVRALAFFPLARRESLLGKFMIYRVEPRPTSAEEIDLGKVVALHLAAALGRILDHEELQRREQHFRALIENSSDLIVLLDGDGLVTYESPAVEELAGYLPGERLGHSPFDLIHPDDHPRASAALDRLRHDPEFHDLVEFRVRHRDGGVRHLEIRGTNLLGHPAVGSLVLNIRDVTERYRAEEALALQHVYFRQLFENSPAAVAIADAEQRVEDVNPAFERLFGYARSECLGRPLSELVVPPTGETEDRELSRRVLAGEAVAVETTRRRADGAHLLALLRSFPVRLGSRQVGIFTTFEDVTERRRAEAALRSSEERYRKLFEESRDPIYISTPEGRMLDINPAGVQLFGFAGRDELLASDVRDLYWDAAQRDRFVADLRTHGYVNDLEVELRTRDGSKRRVLETATPVRDTDGEVVAFRGTLHDVTERRELEEQLRQAQKMEAVGRLAGGVAHDFNNLLTAINGYSELLLRRFPAEDPARREAEEIHRSGRRAAELTRQLLALSRRQVLSPRTLDLNRALADMERLLRRVLGEDLDLGIALGASPAAVRCDPGQLEQVVLNLAVNARDAMPDGGRLEIATRNLLVDDAAARRHPGMQAGHYLEMRVTDTGVGMPADVLEHIFEPFFTTKERGKGTGLGLSTVYGIVRQSGGQVEATSRPGEGSTFRVLLPLADSLPEPDERRTVEAPPPPGRETVLLVEDERAVRQLLASALRAAGYRVIEAADGEQARQLATDDGTIDLLLTDLVMPRLGGVDLATALVAEQPTLRVVFISGYADRLGSPSLAGPLARAPFLQKPFPTGLLVRTVRAVLDESIDPPAEPPAEGGRETS from the coding sequence GTGCTGGAGGCGGCCCTCGACGGCATGGTCGCGCTGCTCGGTGCCGATCGCGCCTCGATCCTGCTCTTCGGAGAGGACGATCGCGTCCATTTCGTCGCCTGGCGGGGACTCTCCGACGGCTATCGCACCGCCGTCGACGGACACTCGCCGTGGCAGCGCGGAGACCACGACGCCCAGCCGATCACCGTCGACGACGTGGCGACGAGCGACCTCGGGCCGGAGCTGCGGGCCACGATCCTCGGCGAAGGGGTCCGGGCCCTCGCCTTCTTCCCCTTGGCGCGACGGGAGAGCCTGCTCGGCAAGTTCATGATCTATCGCGTCGAGCCACGTCCGACGAGCGCCGAGGAGATCGACCTCGGCAAAGTCGTGGCGCTCCATCTCGCCGCCGCGCTCGGACGCATCCTCGACCACGAGGAGTTGCAGCGGCGCGAGCAGCACTTTCGCGCGCTGATCGAGAACAGCTCCGACCTGATCGTGCTGCTCGACGGCGACGGCCTGGTGACCTACGAGAGCCCGGCGGTCGAGGAGCTCGCCGGCTACCTGCCCGGCGAACGACTGGGCCATTCTCCGTTCGACCTGATCCACCCGGACGACCATCCGCGGGCGAGCGCCGCGCTCGACCGACTGCGTCACGATCCGGAGTTTCACGACCTCGTCGAGTTCCGCGTCCGCCATCGCGACGGCGGCGTGCGTCACCTCGAGATCCGCGGTACCAACCTGCTGGGACACCCGGCGGTGGGCAGCCTGGTGCTCAACATCCGCGACGTCACCGAGCGCTATCGCGCCGAGGAGGCGCTCGCGCTGCAGCATGTCTACTTCCGCCAGCTCTTCGAGAATTCGCCGGCAGCCGTGGCGATCGCCGACGCCGAGCAGCGCGTCGAGGACGTCAATCCGGCCTTCGAGCGGCTCTTCGGCTACGCGCGGTCGGAGTGCCTCGGACGGCCACTGAGCGAGCTCGTCGTGCCGCCGACCGGCGAGACCGAGGATCGCGAGCTGTCGCGTCGCGTCCTCGCCGGCGAAGCCGTGGCGGTGGAGACCACCCGCCGGCGCGCCGACGGCGCGCATCTGCTCGCGCTGCTGCGCAGCTTCCCGGTTCGCCTGGGCTCGCGTCAGGTCGGCATCTTCACCACCTTCGAGGACGTCACCGAGCGGCGGCGCGCCGAGGCGGCGCTGCGCAGCTCCGAGGAGCGCTACCGCAAGCTCTTCGAGGAGTCGCGCGACCCGATCTACATCAGCACCCCCGAAGGCCGGATGCTCGACATCAACCCGGCCGGCGTGCAGCTCTTCGGCTTCGCCGGGCGCGACGAGCTGCTCGCCAGCGACGTTCGCGATCTCTACTGGGACGCCGCGCAGCGCGACCGCTTCGTCGCCGATCTGCGCACCCACGGCTACGTCAACGATCTCGAGGTCGAGCTGCGGACGCGCGACGGCAGCAAGCGGCGTGTCCTCGAGACCGCCACGCCGGTGCGCGACACCGACGGCGAGGTCGTGGCGTTCCGCGGCACGCTGCACGACGTCACCGAGCGGCGCGAACTCGAAGAGCAGCTGCGACAGGCGCAGAAGATGGAGGCGGTGGGGCGGCTCGCCGGCGGCGTCGCCCACGACTTCAACAACCTGCTGACGGCGATCAACGGCTACAGCGAGCTGCTGCTGCGCCGCTTTCCTGCCGAAGACCCGGCGCGTCGCGAGGCCGAGGAGATCCATCGCTCCGGCCGCCGCGCCGCCGAGCTCACCCGTCAGCTCCTCGCGCTGTCGCGGCGCCAGGTTCTCTCGCCGCGCACCCTCGACCTCAACCGGGCGCTCGCCGACATGGAACGCCTGCTGCGGCGCGTGCTGGGCGAGGATCTCGACCTGGGAATCGCGCTGGGCGCCTCACCGGCCGCAGTGCGTTGCGACCCGGGCCAGCTCGAGCAGGTGGTGCTCAATCTCGCGGTCAACGCCCGGGACGCGATGCCGGACGGTGGACGACTGGAGATCGCCACCCGCAACCTGCTCGTCGACGACGCCGCCGCGCGGCGCCACCCGGGGATGCAGGCCGGCCACTATCTCGAGATGCGGGTGACCGACACCGGCGTCGGCATGCCGGCCGACGTCCTCGAGCACATCTTCGAACCGTTCTTCACCACGAAGGAGCGCGGCAAGGGGACCGGCCTCGGGCTGTCGACGGTCTACGGCATCGTCCGCCAGAGCGGCGGACAGGTCGAGGCGACGAGCCGCCCCGGCGAAGGATCGACCTTCCGCGTTCTCCTGCCGCTCGCCGACTCGCTTCCCGAGCCCGACGAGCGGCGCACCGTCGAGGCGCCGCCGCCACCGGGGCGCGAGACCGTGCTGCTCGTCGAGGACGAGCGCGCCGTGCGCCAGCTTCTCGCCTCGGCGTTGCGCGCCGCCGGCTACCGGGTGATCGAGGCGGCCGATGGCGAGCAGGCCCGCCAGCTCGCGACGGACGACGGCACGATCGATCTGCTGCTGACCGATCTGGTGATGCCACGTCTCGGCGGCGTCGATCTCGCGACGGCGCTGGTTGCCGAACAGCCCACGCTGCGCGTCGTCTTCATCTCCGGCTACGCCGACCGCCTCGGCTCGCCGTCGCTCGCCGGCCCCCTGGCCCGCGCGCCCTTCCTCCAGAAACCGTTCCCCACCGGCCTTCTGGTGCGAACCGTGCGCGCGGTCCTCGACGAGAGCATCGATCCCCCCGCCGAGCCGCCGGCGGAGGGCGGAAGGGAGACCTCGTGA
- a CDS encoding HD domain-containing protein codes for MSKRTNEPIATWQEGDLVQGFALVRRREVRQDRNGRDYLDLTLADASGAIPAKAWSDSPALSQSFGAGDYVAFVGTVQSYRETPQMKLDNCRKVVEEDRLRGFDEARLIPTTKEDIDDLWRRLTRIYREEVVRPELVRLAAETLDALGAELREHPAAKSIHHAYRGGLLEHTVSMAELALAVTGHYRDVDRDLVLLGVLFHDLGKLRELAPMPDNDYTLPGRLVGHVVIGRDLLKERAAAIPDFPADLLLLLEHLVLSHQGKKEFSSPVEPMTFEAFVLHFIDDLDSKLAQLRAARDTGSGFVYLRPLERFVYLGAGEDDAD; via the coding sequence GTGAGCAAGCGAACCAACGAGCCGATCGCCACCTGGCAGGAGGGAGACCTGGTGCAGGGGTTCGCCCTGGTGCGTCGCCGCGAAGTGCGGCAGGACCGCAACGGACGCGACTACCTCGACCTGACGCTCGCCGACGCCTCCGGGGCGATCCCCGCCAAGGCCTGGTCGGACAGCCCGGCGCTTTCGCAGAGCTTCGGTGCCGGCGACTACGTCGCCTTCGTCGGCACCGTGCAGAGCTATCGCGAGACGCCACAGATGAAGCTCGACAACTGCCGCAAGGTGGTCGAGGAGGATCGGCTGCGCGGCTTCGACGAGGCGCGGCTCATCCCGACGACGAAGGAGGATATCGACGACCTCTGGCGTCGGCTGACGCGGATCTACCGCGAGGAGGTCGTTCGCCCCGAGCTCGTCCGTCTCGCCGCCGAAACGCTCGACGCGCTCGGGGCCGAGCTGCGCGAACACCCGGCGGCCAAATCGATCCACCACGCCTACCGCGGCGGGCTGCTCGAGCACACGGTGTCGATGGCCGAGCTGGCGCTCGCCGTCACCGGCCACTACCGCGACGTCGATCGCGACCTGGTCCTGCTCGGCGTGCTCTTCCACGACCTGGGCAAGCTGCGCGAGCTCGCGCCGATGCCCGACAACGACTACACCCTGCCCGGCCGCCTGGTCGGCCACGTGGTGATCGGCCGCGACCTGCTCAAGGAGCGCGCCGCGGCGATCCCCGACTTCCCCGCCGACCTTCTCCTCCTGCTCGAGCACCTCGTGCTCTCGCACCAGGGCAAGAAGGAGTTCTCCTCTCCCGTCGAGCCGATGACCTTCGAGGCCTTCGTCCTCCACTTCATCGACGACCTCGACTCCAAGCTCGCCCAGCTCCGCGCCGCCCGCGACACCGGCAGCGGTTTCGTCTACCTCCGGCCGCTCGAGCGATTCGTCTATCTCGGGGCTGGAGAAGACGACGCCGACTGA
- a CDS encoding type II toxin-antitoxin system HicB family antitoxin produces the protein MKTQPIEYPFEIAPLSPEEGGGFAITFPDLPGCRSDSETPEEALENGGDALASWLAVAEELGDRAPKPFGAVSGRFVQRVPRSLHAQRIARAQQEGVSLNTLIVSPVSQVLGQRLTASPVARPATRTRSAGIGPRKPSKPTARRAG, from the coding sequence ATGAAGACGCAACCGATCGAGTATCCGTTCGAGATCGCGCCCTTGTCCCCCGAGGAAGGGGGCGGATTCGCGATCACCTTCCCGGACCTGCCAGGCTGCCGATCCGACAGTGAGACTCCCGAGGAGGCGCTGGAGAACGGGGGCGATGCACTGGCTTCCTGGCTCGCCGTCGCCGAAGAGCTCGGCGACCGAGCTCCCAAGCCGTTCGGCGCGGTCAGCGGTCGCTTCGTGCAGCGCGTGCCGCGCTCGCTTCATGCCCAACGGATCGCCCGCGCGCAGCAGGAGGGTGTCTCGCTCAACACGCTGATCGTCTCGCCCGTTTCCCAGGTCCTCGGCCAACGCCTCACGGCGTCTCCTGTCGCTCGGCCCGCGACGAGGACGCGTTCGGCCGGAATCGGTCCGCGGAAACCATCCAAACCGACCGCGCGTCGGGCCGGCTGA
- a CDS encoding carboxypeptidase regulatory-like domain-containing protein, whose translation MTAPPATPVKVTWWKAGGVVASEALVTAPTSVGVPVDGPRPVAVSVEGEGLWCGLDLDQNPGGGSCRLQALAALDAPWPYPPSRPAAETPIRIRFSSEVRPGDEGSRLRFALACRQEQARLRCPLPVGRRDAAIELPGGALVLVPAAEATAARPLVVPTLRLVRSAQLRGAVTGMARQEVGVTVAVTILDRGTRPVDRRVEIAESTADLDSGAFRLGALPAGPAMVRLATGSGLSRELPVAFTHGETIDLGAIELLPEVALAVSVNPPVSPSGEPWVVWLSQERTELGVTRMAVVERSTADAAGNWKSSPQPAAVYEVGIFDKQGFPWWRQREVDLREQTLVTVALRLVPIRGRVVIGERPVAAQVLFGSRPGDASRALPRADACAVKVLFDAKEREGFTGFLPHAGRWSVSVRWPQEASRDEAEGPPAKSVPRLEPTFLSVDPVEVEASSDHEPQEIVVRAPDTRVVGRVVDRSGQPTFAMVQIDRVDERGGRQQVRTRQNGTFEILGLRPGRISLYAEAWDGSASRRRELTLEPEREILNVELVLDPRGEFHGQVFQDGAPVPGATVVVRWETPGPGGLPGADLCQATTDATGRFECVVGARRIALVVSAPGRPLALRSIDVSEAGRREQRIDLSSAAGSLRVALDPRPCGGLMPPCPEFVLAVPGAEVNLLRLEGQGVVEDTLDATGAGELLVRSLEAGRYTVCVVGEDGPSSCQEVLVSAGDATRVQVQEPRDAESTPRRR comes from the coding sequence GTGACAGCGCCGCCGGCGACGCCGGTGAAGGTGACCTGGTGGAAGGCCGGGGGTGTCGTGGCGAGCGAGGCGCTGGTGACTGCGCCGACGTCAGTCGGCGTGCCGGTGGACGGCCCGCGACCGGTCGCGGTGAGTGTCGAGGGGGAGGGGCTCTGGTGTGGCCTCGACCTCGACCAGAACCCCGGCGGCGGGTCCTGTCGCCTGCAGGCGCTAGCCGCGCTCGACGCGCCGTGGCCCTACCCGCCGAGTCGGCCCGCCGCGGAGACGCCGATCCGGATTCGTTTCTCTTCCGAAGTGCGGCCAGGGGATGAAGGGAGCCGCTTGCGCTTCGCCCTCGCCTGCCGACAAGAGCAGGCGCGTCTGCGGTGTCCGTTGCCGGTCGGCCGGCGAGACGCGGCGATCGAGCTCCCGGGCGGGGCGCTCGTCCTCGTGCCCGCGGCGGAGGCCACCGCGGCCCGTCCGCTCGTCGTTCCGACGCTACGCCTGGTTCGTTCGGCGCAGCTTCGCGGAGCGGTGACCGGCATGGCGCGCCAGGAGGTCGGCGTGACTGTCGCGGTGACGATCCTGGATCGCGGCACTCGTCCGGTCGACCGACGCGTCGAGATCGCCGAGTCCACGGCGGATCTCGACTCGGGCGCCTTCCGACTCGGTGCACTGCCGGCCGGACCCGCGATGGTGCGCCTCGCAACCGGCTCCGGATTGTCGCGGGAGCTGCCCGTCGCGTTCACGCACGGCGAGACGATCGATCTCGGAGCGATCGAGTTGCTGCCCGAGGTCGCCCTCGCGGTGTCGGTGAATCCACCGGTCTCGCCCTCGGGCGAGCCGTGGGTAGTGTGGCTCAGCCAGGAGCGAACGGAGCTTGGAGTGACGAGGATGGCTGTGGTCGAACGCTCCACGGCCGATGCCGCGGGCAACTGGAAGAGCTCGCCGCAGCCGGCGGCGGTCTACGAGGTGGGGATCTTCGACAAACAGGGTTTCCCTTGGTGGCGGCAGCGAGAGGTTGACCTGAGAGAGCAGACGCTCGTGACGGTCGCCCTTCGCCTCGTGCCGATCCGCGGGCGCGTGGTGATCGGCGAGCGGCCGGTCGCCGCTCAGGTCCTCTTCGGCAGTCGTCCGGGAGATGCGTCCCGCGCGCTGCCGCGGGCGGATGCCTGCGCGGTGAAGGTTCTCTTCGACGCGAAGGAGCGCGAGGGATTCACGGGCTTCCTCCCGCACGCGGGCAGGTGGAGCGTCTCGGTGCGCTGGCCGCAAGAGGCGTCGCGGGACGAAGCCGAGGGGCCGCCGGCCAAGTCGGTCCCGCGGCTCGAGCCGACCTTCCTCAGCGTCGACCCGGTGGAGGTCGAGGCCTCGAGCGATCACGAGCCGCAGGAGATCGTTGTGCGGGCTCCCGACACGCGGGTCGTCGGACGCGTGGTCGATCGCTCCGGCCAGCCGACATTCGCGATGGTCCAGATCGATCGAGTGGACGAGAGAGGTGGGCGGCAACAGGTTCGCACGCGGCAAAACGGAACGTTCGAGATTCTCGGATTGCGCCCCGGCCGCATCTCCCTGTACGCCGAGGCGTGGGACGGCTCGGCGAGCCGGCGTCGCGAGCTGACGCTCGAGCCGGAGCGCGAGATCCTGAATGTCGAGCTGGTCCTCGATCCGCGCGGCGAATTCCACGGTCAGGTCTTCCAGGACGGAGCCCCGGTCCCCGGCGCGACCGTCGTGGTGCGCTGGGAAACGCCCGGTCCCGGCGGGCTCCCCGGGGCGGACCTCTGCCAGGCCACGACCGATGCGACGGGCCGATTCGAATGCGTGGTCGGCGCCCGCCGGATCGCGCTCGTGGTGTCGGCGCCCGGCCGACCGCTGGCGCTGCGATCGATCGACGTGTCGGAAGCCGGCCGTCGCGAGCAGCGGATCGATCTCTCGAGCGCCGCTGGCTCGCTTCGAGTCGCCCTCGACCCGCGACCGTGTGGGGGGCTCATGCCTCCCTGTCCGGAGTTTGTTCTTGCTGTGCCTGGAGCCGAGGTCAACCTGCTGAGGCTCGAGGGGCAGGGTGTGGTGGAAGACACCCTCGACGCGACGGGCGCAGGCGAACTCCTCGTTCGCAGCCTCGAAGCGGGCCGCTACACCGTCTGCGTGGTCGGCGAAGACGGACCCAGCTCATGCCAGGAGGTGTTGGTCAGCGCGGGCGACGCGACGCGCGTGCAGGTCCAGGAACCCCGGGACGCGGAGTCGACGCCCCGCCGTCGCTGA
- a CDS encoding alpha/beta fold hydrolase yields MRPITLSPSGFVVRVQDLPGRGTPLLFVHGLGCASSCDYPRVVGSPALAGRRALLVDLLGSGFSDKPESFDYSVEAHAGVVAAIVRQLDLRALDLYGHSMGGSIAIVAAAQLNDRVRSLILSEPNLDAGGGTFSRAIAAQSEEDYGRSGHTETVRSAAAAGNLVWSGSLAVTLPLAAHRGAVSLVRGGAPSWRSTLEQLTMRRTVLFGVRSLPDDDTARLPRCGVEVALVADAGHSMAWENPDGLASAIAAASSSESPWAASPAD; encoded by the coding sequence ATGCGCCCGATCACCCTCTCTCCGTCCGGCTTCGTCGTCCGCGTCCAGGACTTGCCAGGACGAGGAACGCCGCTGCTCTTCGTCCACGGGCTCGGCTGTGCGTCGTCCTGCGACTATCCGCGCGTGGTGGGGAGCCCGGCGCTCGCCGGGCGGCGGGCGCTGCTCGTCGACCTTCTCGGCTCGGGGTTCAGCGACAAGCCGGAGTCCTTCGACTACAGCGTCGAGGCACACGCCGGCGTCGTCGCGGCGATCGTGCGGCAGCTCGATCTTCGCGCGCTCGACCTCTACGGCCACAGCATGGGCGGATCGATCGCCATCGTCGCCGCCGCGCAGTTGAACGACCGCGTGCGCTCGCTGATCCTCTCCGAGCCGAACCTCGACGCCGGTGGCGGAACGTTCAGCCGCGCCATCGCGGCGCAGAGCGAGGAGGACTACGGTCGCTCCGGTCACACCGAAACGGTGCGAAGCGCCGCGGCGGCCGGCAACCTCGTCTGGAGCGGCTCGCTCGCCGTGACCTTGCCGCTCGCGGCCCATCGCGGCGCCGTCTCGCTCGTTCGCGGCGGCGCGCCGTCCTGGCGCTCCACCCTCGAACAGCTCACCATGCGACGCACGGTCCTCTTCGGCGTGCGCAGTCTGCCCGACGACGACACGGCACGGCTTCCGCGGTGCGGCGTCGAGGTTGCCTTGGTTGCCGACGCCGGGCACTCGATGGCATGGGAGAACCCCGACGGCCTGGCGAGCGCCATCGCCGCGGCCTCGTCGTCCGAGTCGCCCTGGGCGGCGTCGCCCGCAGACTGA
- a CDS encoding AbrB/MazE/SpoVT family DNA-binding domain-containing protein yields MKLALSRLTSQGQVSVPAEARRRLGLAPGSLLEWEAEGDLVVVRRGHRYSSADLHATLFPEGTPAPHSLQEMKEAIRRAVAKRHARR; encoded by the coding sequence ATGAAGCTCGCCCTGTCGCGATTGACCTCGCAAGGACAAGTCTCGGTGCCGGCGGAAGCACGGCGGCGACTCGGCCTCGCTCCGGGCTCACTGCTCGAGTGGGAGGCCGAGGGCGACCTCGTCGTGGTGCGGCGCGGTCATCGCTACTCCTCGGCGGACCTGCACGCGACGCTCTTCCCCGAGGGCACGCCCGCTCCGCACAGCCTCCAGGAGATGAAGGAGGCTATCCGCCGCGCCGTGGCCAAGCGACATGCGCGCCGTTGA
- a CDS encoding type II toxin-antitoxin system VapC family toxin has product MRAVDTNLLVRLLTRDDPNRAATAEPFVASGAWVSRLVLAETTWVLSTVYSRSSRQIAHAVARLLEHENLSLQDPDVGAAALTRLQQRPALGFSDCLILEIARKAGHLPLGTFDRGLGRLEGTNKVTG; this is encoded by the coding sequence ATGCGCGCCGTTGACACGAACCTCCTCGTCAGGCTGCTGACCCGCGACGACCCGAATCGGGCGGCTACCGCCGAGCCGTTCGTCGCGAGCGGGGCCTGGGTGTCGCGCCTCGTCCTGGCGGAGACGACGTGGGTCCTGTCGACGGTCTATTCGAGAAGCTCCCGGCAGATCGCACACGCCGTCGCTCGACTGCTCGAGCACGAGAATCTGAGTCTGCAGGATCCCGACGTCGGCGCCGCGGCGCTCACTCGTCTTCAGCAGCGGCCGGCTCTCGGATTCTCCGATTGCCTGATCCTCGAGATCGCGCGCAAGGCCGGGCACTTGCCGCTCGGGACCTTCGATCGCGGTCTCGGGCGGCTCGAAGGCACGAACAAGGTGACGGGCTGA
- a CDS encoding DUF420 domain-containing protein: MTVGDLPTLNAALNSAAAILLVVGWRSIRAGRRAAHQRVMLAAFACSIAFLVSYLVYHAQVGSVRFPGTGAVRTFYLGVLLTHTVLAAAVPVLALVTLSRAFRSRFAAHRAIARWTLPLWLYVSVTGVVVYWMLYRMTW; encoded by the coding sequence ATGACGGTCGGCGATCTGCCGACGCTCAACGCGGCGCTCAACTCTGCCGCGGCGATCCTCCTCGTCGTCGGCTGGCGGTCGATTCGCGCCGGCCGTCGCGCGGCGCACCAGCGGGTCATGCTCGCCGCCTTCGCCTGCTCGATCGCCTTCCTCGTTTCCTATCTGGTGTACCACGCGCAGGTCGGCTCGGTTCGCTTTCCGGGTACGGGGGCCGTTCGCACCTTCTATCTCGGTGTGCTGCTCACCCACACCGTCCTCGCCGCAGCGGTGCCGGTGCTTGCCCTCGTCACCCTCTCCCGCGCCTTCAGGTCCCGCTTCGCCGCACACCGCGCCATCGCTCGCTGGACGCTCCCGCTCTGGCTCTACGTCTCGGTCACCGGCGTCGTCGTCTACTGGATGCTCTATCGCATGACCTGGTAG
- a CDS encoding SCO family protein, whose product MSDGRSALRIAVWALLALAVPVLALLAWKESARRAVPPPPVLGVVPDFAFVERDGGTVRRADLAGRPWVADFIFTRCVLSCPRLTAQMKQFRTRLPESVRSVSISVDPEFDTPEVLLEYAGRYQIYGRDWLFLTGRRDDVLSLIRDGFKVSASLPEPGQIVDPREPILHSTRFVLVDGANRIRGYYDGFDEEALAKLLGDLSLVLDEKVPAGERR is encoded by the coding sequence ATGAGTGACGGGCGCAGCGCCCTGCGCATCGCGGTGTGGGCCCTGCTCGCGCTCGCCGTGCCGGTGCTCGCGCTGCTCGCCTGGAAAGAGAGCGCGCGCCGTGCGGTTCCGCCGCCGCCGGTGCTCGGCGTGGTCCCCGACTTCGCTTTCGTCGAGCGCGACGGCGGCACGGTGCGACGCGCCGACCTGGCCGGTCGGCCGTGGGTGGCCGACTTCATTTTCACGCGCTGCGTGCTGTCGTGCCCGCGCCTGACGGCGCAGATGAAGCAGTTCCGCACCCGCCTGCCGGAGAGCGTGCGCAGCGTCTCAATCTCCGTCGACCCCGAGTTCGACACGCCGGAGGTGCTGCTCGAGTACGCCGGCCGCTATCAGATCTACGGCCGCGACTGGCTGTTCCTCACCGGCCGTCGCGACGACGTCTTGTCGCTGATCCGCGACGGCTTCAAGGTCAGCGCGTCGCTCCCCGAACCCGGTCAGATCGTCGACCCGCGCGAGCCGATCCTGCATTCGACGCGCTTCGTGCTCGTCGACGGGGCAAACCGGATCCGTGGCTACTACGACGGTTTCGACGAGGAGGCGCTCGCCAAGCTCCTCGGCGACCTCTCCCTCGTTCTCGACGAGAAGGTGCCGGCGGGAGAGCGTCGATGA
- the cyoE gene encoding protoheme IX farnesyltransferase, whose amino-acid sequence MSREAAAVATLRPADFVELAKPRITLMVALTAGAGFALGSGESIDALRLAHTMTGTALLAAGASALNQVLERQSDGLMRRTADRPLPTGRMPSDLALLFGALLAFTGMLQLTLAVNALTALLGAATLAAYVFVYTPLKRVTSLATVIGAIPGATPPMMGWAGARGEVELGAWVLFALLFLWQLPHFLAIAWLYRADYERAGMPMLSVVDPEGGRVGRQALLYAAALLPVSLMPSALGLAGGFYALGALLLGLGFVGTSGAFAFDRTPLSARRLLLFSVLYLPAVLVVLMLDRVGVPR is encoded by the coding sequence ATGTCCAGAGAAGCGGCCGCCGTCGCCACGTTGCGCCCCGCCGACTTCGTCGAGCTGGCCAAGCCGCGCATCACGCTGATGGTCGCGCTCACCGCCGGCGCCGGCTTCGCGCTCGGCAGCGGCGAGTCGATCGACGCGCTGCGCCTCGCGCACACGATGACCGGCACGGCGCTGCTCGCCGCCGGAGCGTCGGCGCTCAACCAGGTGCTCGAGCGGCAGAGCGACGGCCTGATGCGGCGTACCGCCGACCGGCCGCTGCCGACGGGCCGCATGCCGTCCGATCTCGCCCTGCTCTTCGGGGCGTTGCTCGCCTTCACCGGCATGTTGCAGTTGACGCTCGCGGTCAACGCGCTGACCGCGCTGCTCGGCGCCGCGACGCTCGCCGCGTACGTCTTCGTCTACACGCCGCTCAAGCGCGTGACCTCGCTCGCCACGGTGATCGGCGCGATCCCGGGTGCGACGCCGCCGATGATGGGCTGGGCCGGCGCGCGTGGCGAAGTGGAGCTCGGCGCGTGGGTGCTCTTCGCCCTGCTCTTCCTCTGGCAGTTGCCGCACTTCCTGGCGATCGCCTGGCTCTATCGGGCCGACTACGAGCGCGCCGGCATGCCGATGCTCTCGGTCGTCGATCCCGAGGGCGGACGCGTCGGGAGGCAGGCGCTGCTCTATGCCGCCGCGCTGTTGCCGGTGAGTCTCATGCCTTCGGCGCTCGGGCTCGCCGGCGGCTTCTACGCCCTCGGCGCGCTCCTGCTCGGACTCGGCTTCGTCGGGACGAGCGGGGCGTTCGCCTTCGACCGGACGCCGCTTTCCGCACGCCGGCTGCTGCTCTTCTCGGTGCTCTATCTGCCGGCCGTGCTCGTCGTGCTGATGCTCGACCGCGTCGGCGTGCCGCGATGA
- a CDS encoding cytochrome c3 family protein: MSQLFRRSSNAIARATLVGVVGLVGVAGWVILTLPRSPWVTRQEVILKQPVPFSHDHHVGQIGIDCRYCHTAVERSSSAGIPPTATCMNCHSQIWAQAPMLEPVRASLRTNRPLEWTRVHDLPEFVYFNHSIHVAKGVGCETCHGRVDKMPLMWQASPLTMEWCLSCHRDPVKNLRPREAMTAMGWVAPENLPELQRELAAKYNVKSKMSCSTCHR, translated from the coding sequence ATGTCGCAACTGTTCCGTCGCAGCAGCAACGCGATCGCACGCGCCACGCTCGTCGGCGTCGTCGGCCTCGTGGGTGTCGCCGGCTGGGTGATCCTGACCTTGCCGCGCAGCCCGTGGGTGACGCGGCAGGAGGTCATCCTCAAGCAGCCGGTGCCGTTCAGCCACGACCATCATGTTGGGCAGATCGGCATCGACTGCCGCTATTGCCACACCGCCGTCGAGCGCTCCTCGTCGGCCGGCATTCCGCCCACCGCGACCTGCATGAACTGCCATTCGCAGATCTGGGCCCAGGCGCCGATGCTCGAGCCGGTGCGCGCGAGCCTCCGCACCAACCGGCCGCTCGAGTGGACGCGCGTTCACGACCTGCCCGAGTTCGTCTACTTCAACCATTCGATTCACGTCGCCAAGGGCGTCGGCTGCGAGACCTGCCACGGGCGCGTCGACAAGATGCCGCTCATGTGGCAGGCAAGCCCGCTGACCATGGAGTGGTGCCTCTCCTGCCACCGCGATCCGGTGAAGAACCTGCGGCCCCGCGAAGCGATGACGGCGATGGGCTGGGTCGCGCCCGAGAACCTGCCCGAGCTGCAGCGCGAGCTCGCCGCGAAGTACAACGTCAAGAGCAAGATGAGCTGCTCGACCTGTCACCGGTAG